In Bombus pascuorum chromosome 13, iyBomPasc1.1, whole genome shotgun sequence, a single genomic region encodes these proteins:
- the LOC132913295 gene encoding filamin-A isoform X4 → MPSGNMDKPIITDNRDGTVSIKYDPKEEGQHELAVKFNGEHVQGSPFRFHVDSLANGYVTAYGPGLIYGVCGEPGNFIISTKDVGPGGLSLSIEGPGKATISCHDNKDGTISVSYLPTDPGEYKIGVKFGGKHIRGSPFSAKITGEGRKRNQISVGSSSEVQLPGKITDSDVKSLNASITAPSGLEEPCFLKMLPNGNMCVSFTPREAGPHTVAVKKMGKHVQNSPFKIDVKDREVGDAKKVKVSGPGLVEGKTHVENNFSIDTRNAGFGGLSLSVEGPSKAEIQCKDNEDGTLNISYKPTEPGYYIINLKFADHHVEGSPFTIKVTGEGSNRQREKIQRQREAVPITEVGSQCKITFKIPGITSFDLTATVTSPGGVTEDAEIKEVEDGLYAVAFVPKELGVHTVSVRYKDIHIPGSPFQFTVGPFRDSGAHRVHAGGPGLERGEQGEPCEFNIWTREAGAGTLAVSVEGPSKAQIDFKDRKDGSCYVSYVVSEPGEYRVGIKFNDQHIPDSPHKLYISPAMGDAHKLEVAQFPESGVQPDKPAIFLVRKNGAKGELDAKIVSPSGIEDDCFIQGIDADTYSVRFMPRENGIHNIHVKFNGVHIQGSPYRIKVGKVDADPAALHAYGNGITEIKTGQKTDFIIDTCNAGSGVLCITVDGPSKVAMDCTEVEEGYKVRYTPLVPGDYYISIKYDGYHIVGSPFKVPCTGADLAERGAQETSSIVVETVQKISKSKHTGPVLPLFKSDASKVTSKGMGLKKAYLGKQNVFTVNAGDAGNNILYIGVYGPKGPCDEVSMKHIGRNNYNVNYLVRERGEYIVIVKWGDDHIPGSPYKVEV, encoded by the exons ATGCCGAGCGGGAACATGGACAAACCGATAATCACAGATAACCGGGATGGTACTGTTTCCATCAAATACGATCCCAAAGAAGAGGGACAGCACGAACTTGCAGTGAAATTTAACGGGGAACACGTTCAAG GTTCACCATTCAGATTCCACGTGGATTCCTTAGCAAATGGCTATGTGACAGCGTACGGACCAGGCTTGATATACGGAGTTTGCGGTGAACCAGGAAACTTCATCATTTCCACAAAAGACGTCGGACCTGGCGGTCTTTCGCTATCCATTGAAGGACCTGGCAAAGCTACGATCTCCTGCCACGACAATAAAGACGGCACAATTTCAGTTTCGTATTTGCCAACCGATCCAGGAGAATACAAAATCGGCGTGAAATTTGGCGGCAAACACATCCGAGGCAGTCCGTTTTCCGCTAAAATCACAG GTGAAGGTCGGAAGAGGAACCAAATCTCGGTGGGTTCGTCGAGCGAAGTGCAATTGCCCGGCAAGATAACAGACTCGGATGTGAAGTCCCTGAATGCTTCCATCACGGCACCGAGCGGTCTCGAGGAGCCATGTTTCCTAAAAATGTTGCCAAACGGTAACATGTGTGTCTCCTTCACTCCTCGAGAAGCCGGCCCACATACGGTGGCAGTGAAAAAGATGGGCAAGCACGTGCAGAACTCACCCTTCAAGATCGACGTGAAGGATCGTGAAGTGGGCGACGCGAAAAAGGTAAAGGTATCCGGACCAGGTTTGGTAGAAGGTAAAACTCACGTGGAGAACAATTTCTCCATCGACACGAGAAACGCTGGTTTCGGAGGCCTCTCGCTCTCGGTGGAAGGGCCAAGCAAAGCAGAGATTCAATGCAAAGACAACGAAGACGGAACTCTGAACATCTCGTACAAGCCAACAGAACCtggctattacataataaacttgaAATTCGCCGATCATCACGTGGAAGGCTCGCCGTTTACGATAAAAGTCACTGGAGAAGGTAGCAATCGTCAAAGGGAGAAGATCCAAAGACAAAGAGAAGCCGTGCCTATTACGGAAGTCGGCAGCCAGTGCAAGATTACCTTCAAGATACCTGGCATCACGTCGTTTGATCTAACAGCAACGGTCACCTCTCCAGGAGGCGTAACCGAGGATGCCGAGATCAAAGAAGTCGAGGATGGCCTTTATGCAGTCGCATTCGTACCGAAAGAGCTCGGAGTACACACGGTTTCAGTTCGCTACAAGGACATCCACATCCCTGGATCACCGTTCCAATTTACTGTCGGTCCGTTCAGAGATAGCGGAGCACACAGGGTGCATGCTGGCGGTCCTGGTTTGGAAAGAGGAGAACAGGGTGAACCATgcgaatttaatatttggaCCAGGGAGGCTGGAGCTGGTACTCTGGCCGTGTCCGTGGAAGGACCTAGCAAGGCTCAAATTGATTTCAAGGATCGAAAGGACGGCAGCTGTTACGTCAGCTACGTCGTCTCCGAACCTG gTGAATACAGGGTAGGAATAAAGTTCAACGATCAGCATATCCCCGATTCCCCGCACAAACTTTACATATCACCGGCGATGGGCGATGCTCATAAGCTGGAAGTGGCGCAATTTCCGGAATCCGGCGTACAACCGGACAAGCCAGCAATCTTCCTCGTTCGCAAAAATGGTGCCAAGGGTGAACTCGATGCGAAG ATCGTGTCTCCCAGTGGTATCGAGGACGATTGCTTCATTCAAGGCATCGACGCTGACACTTACTCGGTGCGGTTTATGCCTCGGGAAAATGGTATCCATAATATCCACGTGAAGTTCAATGGGGTGCACATACAGGGTAGCCCGTACCGCATCAAAGTCGGCAAAGTGGATGCCGATCCAGCCGCGTTACATGCCTATGGAAATGGCATAACGGAAATTAAAACCGGCCAGAAAACAGACTTTATCATTGATACGTGCAACGCGGGAAGCGGTGTGCTGTGCATAACGGTAGATGGCCCTAGCAAAGTGGCCATGGACTGTACAGAAGTGGAAGAGGGTTACAAAGTTAGATACACACCTTTGGTACCTGGCGATTACTACATTAGCATCAAGTACGATGGATATCACATCGTTGGCTCGCCATTTAAGGTTCCCTGTACCG GTGCGGATCTGGCAGAAAGAGGCGCGCAAGAAACCAGTTCGATCGTGGTGGAAACTGTtcaaaaaatttccaaatcaaAGCACACCGGACCAGTTTTACCTCTGTTCAAGTCAGATGCTAGTAAGGTGACGAGCAAAGGAATGGGTCTAAAGAAAGCATATCTTGGCAAACAGAACGTGTTTACTGTAAACGCTGGCGACGCCg GTAACAATATCTTGTACATTGGTGTGTACGGACCCAAAGGTCCATGCGACGAAGTATCCATGAAGCACATAGGCCGCAACAATTACAACGTGAACTACTTGGTCCGCGAAAGAGGAGAATACATCGTCATTGTAAAATGGGGAGACGATCATATCCCTGGATCGCCATATAAAGTCGAAGTATAA